The Oncorhynchus nerka isolate Pitt River linkage group LG12, Oner_Uvic_2.0, whole genome shotgun sequence genome includes a region encoding these proteins:
- the LOC115138876 gene encoding uncharacterized protein LOC115138876, with amino-acid sequence MGAKHSKTCTDTDEDPLITNEELDEEEVLFNRLDFVLIGGKGAGKSTVGNIILDKKSSFWIFSNKQRVKKINQKITVIRTPDWSQSGLYNSRKKIKRQIQDSVKSFKDGPNAVLLVIESTSKESSFNVCEQNILEDLLTKKVWDHTVVLFTKGEKLAEFDLSEQKIQNTFEHLIRKCGNRCHVLYENKPRKQQNREVIKTLEDMSLKNKYENFYVEQEATDPVRISTKRLMKKIALKGNILNKIRKLYSRLSIENGRSNESLQNEIKKLQEILKQKDEDITRLQSYLNQHSETDFLSLSNIDSQTQTDFLSPSNKDRQTQTDCPGLPEENQQKHPLMGEDSNEDTKVERKYWMNEVRERDIEIEQLKTKLGKQASYGTIAKPVNMNGRQDTNGKFFKKHKLALEDRMGLLRPILRLLQERGVLNDEERQEVDNKTNKTLKNQALLEMVLLKGPGAQEQFYQVLKEVDPFLVNYLEEKTS; translated from the exons ATGGGAGCCAAACACAGTAAAACATGTACAG ACACTGATGAGGATCCATTAATTACAAATGAAGAGTTAGATGAAGAGG AGGTCCTGTTTAATCGTTTGGATTTTGTGCTTATTGGAGGTAAGGGTGCTGGAAAGAGTACCGTAGGAAACATAATCCTTGACAAGAAGTCCTCTTTCTGGATATTCAGTAATAAACAACGTGTGAAGAAAATAAATCAGAAAATAACTGTGATCCGCACTCCAGACTGGAGTCAGTCTGGACTCTATAACAGTCGAAAGAAGATAAAGCGGCAGATCCAAGACTCTGTTAAGTCATTTAAAGACGGACCTAATGCTGTCCTCTTGGTCATTGAATCCACCTCTAAAGAGTCTAGTTTTAATGTGTGTGAGCAGAATATACTGGAAGATCTGCTTACCAAGAAAGTATGGGATCATACTGTGGTGTTGTTCACAAAAGGGGAAAAACTGGCTGAATTTGACCTCAGTGAGCAGAAAATCCAAAATACATTTGAACATTtgataagaaaatgtggaaaccGGTGTCATGTTCTCTATGAGAACAAGCCACGCAAGCAACAGaacagggaggtgatcaagacaTTAGAGGACATGTCTCTTAAAAACAAATATGAGAATTTCTACGTGGAGCAAGAAGCCACCGATCCTGTAAGGATATCAACCAAGAGGTTGATGAAGAAGATCGCTCTGAAAGGAAACATTTTGAACAAAATTAGAAAACTTTATTCACGTCTTTCAATTGAAAACGGCAGATCCAACGAGTCCCTTCAGAATGAAATCAAAAAACTGCAAGAGATCCTTAAACAGAAGGATGAGGATATAACAAGACTACAGTCTTATCTTAATCAGCATTCAGAGACAGACTTTCTCAGTCTGTCAAATatagacagtcagacacagacagactttCTTAGTCCGTcaaataaagacagacagacacagacagactgtcCAGGACTCCCCGAAGAAAACCAACAGAAACATCCCTTGATGGGAGAAGATAGCAATGAGGACACAAAAGTGGAGAGAAAATACTGGATGaatgaggtgagggagagggatatagagatagAACAGTTAAAGACTAAGTTGGGAAAGCAAGCCAGCTATGGTACCATTGCAAAACCAGTGAACATGAATGGGAGACAGGACACAAATGGTAAATTCTTCAAGAAACACAAGTTGGCGTTGGAGGACCGTATGGGATTGTTGCGGCCCATACTTCGGCTTCTCCAGGAGCGAGGGGTTCTGAATGACgaggagaggcaggaggtggacaacaaaacaaacaagacACTGAAGAACCAGGCCCTGCTGGAAATGGTTTTGTTGAAGGGACCTGGTGCCCAAGAGCAGTTCTACCAGGTACTGAAAGAAGTAGACCCTTTCCTGGTAAATTACCTGGAAGAGAAGACAAGTTGA